From Flavobacterium alkalisoli, the proteins below share one genomic window:
- a CDS encoding STM3941 family protein, whose protein sequence is MEKKIIKRNKTKLFFAFLGSVLFVAAGFYILDKPMKLIPGLENIVGSAAIVFFGALSVFAFLFLMNNKPAVIVDETGITDYSTNIGVGHIKWEDITEFTIRKVFNHRFIIVHVKNPEVYINKASGTKKWLRKRNNAMYGSPISIPENNIKHNIDELYNLFLLEWEIRNGDKIA, encoded by the coding sequence ATGGAAAAGAAAATAATTAAACGTAACAAGACCAAGCTATTCTTTGCCTTTTTGGGTTCGGTACTATTTGTTGCTGCCGGCTTCTATATTTTAGACAAGCCTATGAAACTTATACCCGGACTGGAAAATATAGTGGGCAGTGCAGCTATAGTATTTTTTGGAGCATTATCAGTATTCGCTTTTCTTTTCCTTATGAATAATAAACCTGCGGTTATTGTGGATGAAACCGGAATAACCGATTATTCAACAAATATAGGTGTAGGACATATAAAGTGGGAAGACATTACAGAATTCACTATCAGGAAGGTATTTAATCACCGCTTTATAATAGTACATGTTAAAAATCCTGAGGTATACATTAATAAGGCATCGGGCACTAAAAAATGGTTACGCAAACGCAACAATGCCATGTACGGATCGCCAATAAGTATTCCCGAAAACAATATTAAACACAATATTGACGAGTTATATAATCTTTTCCTTTTGGAATGGGAAATAAGAAACGGGGATAAAATTGCTTAA
- a CDS encoding TonB-dependent receptor — MKRAVIFFFLFTAISLNAQNVIKGTVQDTKGSPLPGANVYLEGTYDGTVSDEAGNFSFETTTTGNQTLVITFLSFEKVTQAITIENYQPQTFKLREGVNTLDAVVISAGTFAAGDNSKITALKPLDIVTTAGSAGNIVAALQTLPGTQTVGEDGRLFVRGGEANETQTYVDGIRVAQPYGATTNNLPTRGRFSPFLFKGITFSTGGYSAEFGEALSSVLLLNTIEEPEQEQTDIALMTVGVGLGNTQKWEKSSLSFNANYINLKPYQWIVPQNIDWNKPVQSLSGETVYRYKFNTGMLKVYAAFDHSDFDINQKDINEPNPVRVALKNNNFYLNSSYSGTLGNAWSLQTGLSYGYSYTNVEPAGNMVEDKENSSHIKMKLRKNFSSRFKLSFGADYFITDFNEDYKESTNFTFSSGYNNSIAATYAEADIFFSKNLALKAGVRGSYSEIVDETVVEPRVSLAYKAGKRGQFSLAYGDFHQTPMSDYLKNFKGFEYEKTSHYILNYLYNNERRMFRAEAYYKDYSNLIKYDTDTPMYNSVYNNGGKGYAKGVDLFWRDSYNIKNFDYMLSYSFIDTERDYRNYEYAVTPSYVAKHNFSIVTRYWINDLRSQLGVTYTFNSGRPYDNPNEAEFMNSMTKSYNNLSVSWAWLLSPQKILYFSVSNVLGYENVFGYNYANTPDLNGQFARQAITQPADRFFFVGFFWTISDDKKTNQLDNL; from the coding sequence ATGAAACGAGCAGTTATTTTTTTCTTTTTATTTACAGCAATCAGCCTTAATGCACAAAACGTAATAAAAGGTACAGTGCAGGATACTAAAGGCAGCCCCCTACCGGGAGCTAATGTTTATCTTGAAGGTACTTATGACGGGACAGTAAGCGATGAAGCAGGTAACTTTTCTTTTGAAACCACTACAACGGGGAACCAGACACTGGTAATAACCTTTTTGTCTTTTGAAAAAGTTACACAGGCTATTACTATTGAAAACTACCAGCCACAAACATTTAAACTTCGGGAAGGTGTAAATACTCTTGATGCAGTAGTAATTTCGGCAGGTACATTTGCAGCGGGCGATAACAGTAAAATAACTGCCTTAAAACCTTTGGATATTGTAACTACTGCAGGATCGGCAGGCAATATAGTGGCAGCCTTACAAACATTACCGGGTACACAAACCGTAGGCGAAGACGGAAGGCTTTTTGTAAGAGGGGGTGAGGCTAACGAAACTCAGACTTATGTAGATGGTATACGTGTAGCACAACCCTATGGAGCTACAACCAATAACCTGCCTACCAGAGGACGTTTTTCTCCTTTCTTGTTTAAAGGTATAACTTTTTCTACAGGTGGTTATTCGGCAGAGTTTGGTGAGGCGCTTTCAAGTGTACTGTTGCTTAATACTATTGAAGAACCGGAGCAGGAACAAACCGATATCGCTCTAATGACAGTAGGTGTTGGTTTAGGTAATACCCAAAAATGGGAAAAGAGCTCTCTTAGCTTTAATGCTAATTATATAAACCTTAAACCTTATCAGTGGATAGTACCTCAAAATATAGACTGGAATAAACCTGTACAGTCTTTATCGGGTGAAACGGTTTACCGATATAAATTCAATACCGGTATGCTAAAGGTATATGCCGCTTTTGATCATTCTGATTTTGATATCAACCAAAAGGATATTAATGAACCGAACCCTGTTAGGGTAGCCCTAAAAAACAACAATTTTTACCTTAACAGTTCATACAGCGGTACTCTTGGAAACGCATGGTCGCTACAAACAGGACTTAGCTATGGTTACAGTTACACCAATGTAGAACCAGCGGGTAATATGGTGGAGGATAAAGAAAACAGTTCACACATTAAAATGAAGCTTAGAAAAAATTTCAGCAGCAGGTTTAAATTAAGTTTTGGTGCCGACTACTTTATAACCGACTTTAATGAAGACTATAAAGAGTCTACAAACTTTACTTTTAGTAGCGGATACAACAATTCTATAGCAGCCACTTATGCCGAAGCCGATATATTTTTCTCTAAAAACCTGGCGCTTAAAGCAGGGGTAAGGGGTTCTTATTCTGAAATAGTTGATGAAACGGTTGTAGAACCACGTGTATCGTTAGCTTATAAGGCAGGTAAAAGAGGGCAGTTCTCTTTAGCTTATGGTGATTTTCATCAAACACCAATGTCAGATTACCTTAAGAACTTTAAAGGTTTTGAGTATGAAAAAACCAGTCATTATATTCTTAACTACCTGTATAATAACGAACGCAGGATGTTTAGGGCAGAGGCTTATTATAAAGATTATAGCAACCTGATTAAATATGATACTGATACACCTATGTACAACTCAGTATACAATAACGGTGGTAAAGGATATGCTAAGGGTGTAGATTTATTTTGGAGAGACAGTTATAATATTAAAAACTTCGATTACATGCTGTCGTACTCATTTATTGATACCGAAAGGGATTACAGGAACTATGAGTATGCTGTTACGCCAAGCTATGTAGCAAAACACAACTTCTCTATAGTAACAAGATACTGGATAAATGATTTAAGATCGCAATTAGGGGTTACTTATACCTTCAACTCAGGCAGACCTTATGATAATCCAAACGAAGCCGAGTTTATGAACAGCATGACCAAAAGCTATAATAACCTAAGTGTTAGCTGGGCATGGTTATTAAGTCCGCAAAAAATACTGTACTTCTCAGTGTCAAATGTATTGGGTTACGAAAATGTGTTTGGGTACAATTATGCCAATACACCCGACTTAAACGGACAGTTTGCAAGACAGGCCATTACCCAACCGGCAGACAGGTTCTTTTTTGTAGGCTTCTTTTGGACCATCAGTGATGATAAAAAAACCAATCAACTTGATAATTTGTAG
- a CDS encoding porin family protein — translation MKNFYTLLLVLTSFISYSQITYKQGYFINNNGEKTTCLIKDMAWKNSPLDFEYKLAENSESITATVNDVAEFNVDNSYKFKRFNLDIELSSNYVDKLDVTSEPAWEKKTLFLKVLLEGDLDLYQFEDGNIVKYFYSADDKQTATQLLYKKYVVDGMIKENNNYRQQLFNLMRDRINTVNRFKNIDYKKSSLTKLFSEYNGESNNNYTLKHNKSKITLKFTPAVGFTSFAFKNAVNKTYNFKMEPSQTYSIGAEMEYTLPFNNNKWSLFINPSYNIYNSSYKNRNYNVETDYKFLQVPIGVRYSMFFNSDSKVFINGSYNLNFLTGNSKITYNNSELEIGKNSSFAFGAGYGFKNYSIEARYILDHSILGPYTVWTSEYNSLNVILGYRFL, via the coding sequence ATGAAAAACTTTTACACCTTACTTTTAGTTCTTACTTCTTTTATTTCCTATTCTCAAATAACCTACAAGCAGGGATACTTCATCAACAACAATGGTGAAAAAACAACATGCCTTATTAAAGACATGGCATGGAAAAACAGCCCTCTTGATTTTGAATACAAACTAGCTGAAAACAGCGAATCAATAACTGCAACCGTAAATGATGTGGCAGAATTTAACGTTGATAACAGCTATAAATTCAAGCGTTTTAATCTGGATATAGAACTGTCAAGTAATTATGTAGATAAACTGGACGTTACATCGGAACCTGCATGGGAAAAGAAAACTCTTTTCTTAAAAGTTCTTCTTGAAGGGGATTTAGATCTTTATCAGTTTGAAGACGGTAACATTGTTAAATATTTTTACAGTGCTGATGATAAACAAACTGCCACACAGCTTTTATATAAAAAATATGTTGTTGACGGTATGATTAAAGAAAACAACAATTATCGTCAACAACTGTTTAACCTAATGCGAGACAGAATAAATACTGTAAACAGGTTTAAAAACATTGATTATAAAAAAAGTTCTCTTACCAAGCTTTTTAGCGAATATAATGGAGAAAGCAATAATAACTATACGCTAAAACACAACAAGAGCAAAATAACCTTAAAATTCACTCCCGCTGTAGGCTTTACTTCTTTCGCATTTAAAAATGCGGTTAATAAAACTTATAATTTTAAAATGGAGCCTTCACAAACTTATTCAATAGGGGCTGAAATGGAATATACACTACCATTTAACAACAATAAATGGAGTTTATTTATTAATCCGTCTTACAACATTTATAACAGTAGCTATAAAAACAGGAACTACAATGTAGAAACCGATTATAAATTTTTGCAGGTACCCATTGGTGTAAGATATAGTATGTTTTTTAACAGCGACTCAAAAGTTTTTATAAACGGATCTTACAATCTTAATTTCTTAACGGGTAACTCTAAGATAACCTACAACAATAGCGAACTGGAAATAGGTAAAAACAGCTCATTTGCTTTTGGTGCAGGATATGGCTTTAAAAACTACAGCATTGAGGCACGTTACATTTTAGATCATAGTATATTAGGTCCTTACACCGTTTGGACTTCCGAATATAATTCTCTAAATGTGATACTGGGTTACCGTTTCTTATAA
- a CDS encoding VOC family protein, translating to MNLPNNYLPVMPYLVLDKAYEFMEFCKYVFGATEQMIVPGQDDTRAIMHGELKIHDAVIMFANSNESWKQKASGMFIFVSNVDEVYKKALEAKSTSLQQPVNQDYGYSAGFEDPFGNHWWITQGE from the coding sequence ATGAATTTACCTAACAACTATTTACCGGTAATGCCTTATCTAGTACTGGATAAAGCTTACGAATTCATGGAATTTTGCAAATATGTTTTTGGCGCCACAGAACAGATGATAGTTCCCGGGCAGGATGATACAAGGGCAATTATGCACGGCGAACTGAAAATACACGATGCAGTAATTATGTTTGCCAACAGTAATGAAAGTTGGAAACAAAAAGCATCGGGCATGTTTATTTTTGTTTCAAACGTAGATGAGGTTTATAAAAAAGCTCTGGAAGCCAAAAGTACTTCACTACAGCAGCCTGTTAATCAGGATTACGGATATTCGGCAGGGTTTGAAGATCCTTTTGGTAACCATTGGTGGATAACACAGGGAGAATAA
- the gloA2 gene encoding SMU1112c/YaeR family gloxylase I-like metalloprotein, which yields MLNINRIHHIAIICSDYHKSKHFYTNILGFTIEAENYRQERQSYKLDLSLKGQYTIELFSFPNPPARVSLPEAAGLRHIAFETDDINTAVKWLNQNDIATEPIRIDEFTGKKFTFFSDPDNLPVELYEK from the coding sequence ATGCTTAACATTAACCGCATACATCATATCGCCATAATTTGTAGCGATTACCATAAATCAAAACATTTTTACACCAATATACTGGGCTTTACTATTGAAGCCGAAAACTACAGGCAGGAAAGGCAATCGTATAAACTGGATCTCTCACTAAAAGGACAGTATACTATTGAACTTTTTTCTTTCCCTAATCCGCCTGCCAGAGTTTCGCTTCCCGAAGCTGCCGGATTAAGGCATATAGCCTTTGAAACCGATGATATAAACACGGCTGTTAAATGGCTTAACCAAAATGATATAGCGACCGAACCTATTAGGATTGACGAGTTTACGGGGAAAAAATTTACTTTCTTTTCAGACCCTGATAATCTGCCTGTTGAGCTATACGAAAAATAG
- a CDS encoding plasmid pRiA4b ORF-3 family protein: protein MVYKFRVILDAEEDIFRDIAILEEDTLEDLHNAIVNAFGFDGLEMGSFYTCDDEWAQEDEIPLFDAGDVPGEMKTMADYPLSSILDSENTKIIYVYDFLNMWTFFVELGAIEEPESGVAYPELLFSHGEMPSNAPDKEFTADEDDIYGEFEDDFDDDDLDMFNDDQSFDDMSFDDGQWN from the coding sequence ATGGTTTATAAATTCAGAGTAATACTTGATGCTGAGGAAGATATTTTTAGGGATATAGCTATCCTTGAAGAAGATACGCTGGAAGATTTACACAATGCAATTGTTAATGCTTTTGGTTTTGACGGCCTTGAAATGGGCTCTTTTTATACCTGTGATGACGAATGGGCACAGGAAGACGAAATTCCGCTATTTGATGCAGGTGATGTGCCGGGAGAAATGAAAACAATGGCAGATTATCCGCTAAGCTCAATTTTAGATAGTGAGAATACAAAAATCATTTATGTGTATGATTTTTTAAACATGTGGACATTTTTTGTGGAACTGGGTGCTATTGAAGAGCCAGAAAGCGGTGTTGCTTATCCTGAACTTTTATTCTCTCACGGAGAGATGCCTTCTAACGCACCGGATAAAGAGTTTACGGCTGATGAAGATGATATTTACGGAGAGTTTGAGGATGATTTTGATGACGATGATCTTGACATGTTCAACGACGACCAAAGCTTTGACGACATGAGCTTTGATGACGGACAGTGGAATTAA
- a CDS encoding nucleoid-associated protein: MINLFNTQIETLSVHRVGNKSRNEAIFLSEQPYSLNDEITPLLKEYFFKPFRDKEENYFQFAHDVDLDYHDMYNLATEIFTNPSEAHEVSKKITKHLFEQSNHPHIKNGEVYVTYLTNLSIDNNVVDAVAVFKSEIKTDFLQFEEKSSNLEIILQQGINLNKLDKGCIIFNYKKEEGYKILTIDSNRYDARYWLEHFLSVDAFQDENFITKKYLKFCQDFAKDVVLPAEDKKEEVMFMNRSVNYFAKNDEFEETNFLNEVLDNPDLIPEFKNYKVEKAPKYSIEDVTNFPIANAAVTDARKKIKNVINLDTNIQIKMDFVNPESAEKFVEKGWDEEKQMYYYLVYFNKEQKS; encoded by the coding sequence ATGATAAACCTTTTTAACACACAAATTGAAACCCTTTCTGTACACAGAGTAGGAAACAAAAGCCGTAACGAAGCTATATTTTTATCAGAACAGCCATATAGCCTGAACGATGAGATAACTCCGCTTTTAAAGGAGTATTTCTTTAAGCCGTTTAGGGATAAAGAGGAAAATTATTTTCAGTTTGCCCATGATGTGGATTTAGATTACCACGACATGTACAACCTTGCTACAGAAATTTTTACTAACCCTAGTGAGGCGCATGAGGTTTCTAAAAAAATAACCAAGCATCTTTTTGAGCAGTCTAACCACCCGCATATTAAAAATGGTGAGGTTTATGTTACTTACCTGACTAACCTTTCTATAGATAATAATGTGGTAGATGCTGTAGCTGTATTTAAAAGCGAAATAAAAACCGACTTCCTTCAGTTTGAAGAAAAAAGCAGCAACCTTGAAATTATACTACAACAGGGTATCAACCTTAACAAGCTTGATAAGGGCTGTATTATCTTTAACTACAAGAAAGAGGAAGGTTATAAAATACTTACTATAGACAGTAACAGGTATGATGCCCGTTATTGGCTGGAGCATTTCCTTTCGGTAGATGCTTTTCAGGATGAGAACTTCATCACTAAGAAGTACCTTAAATTCTGTCAGGATTTTGCTAAAGATGTAGTACTTCCTGCAGAAGACAAGAAAGAGGAAGTAATGTTTATGAACCGTTCTGTAAACTACTTCGCTAAAAACGATGAGTTTGAAGAAACCAACTTCCTTAACGAGGTACTTGATAACCCTGACCTTATACCTGAGTTTAAAAACTACAAAGTAGAAAAGGCGCCAAAATACAGTATTGAGGATGTTACTAACTTCCCTATTGCCAATGCAGCGGTTACCGATGCCCGTAAAAAAATAAAGAACGTTATTAATCTGGATACCAATATCCAGATAAAAATGGACTTTGTGAACCCAGAAAGTGCAGAGAAATTTGTAGAAAAAGGATGGGATGAGGAAAAGCAGATGTACTACTATCTGGTTTACTTTAACAAAGAACAGAAAAGCTAA
- a CDS encoding BamA/TamA family outer membrane protein yields the protein MTKKLRLLIFITLFFVALPMAAQVVPTQDSLPAQNDTVKQKREEMYKSIQEYSKKRKFTKFMHKLIFRPVREQEASGTRKRTKENAPEMQSSFAKYNGKTIRKIKIVTLDPFGNSITDTLRKPSNWAERTGNNIHLKTKEMTIRNLLLFKEGKPLDSLLVEESERLIRSQRYTRRVIITAKPIKGNSEYVDVEVRVLDSWSLIPNGSASSSRTSFELTERNFFGLGHEFKNEFDKELNTGQSAYLGQYTVPNVMNTYTKLQATYQTNTDDSYLKRFSLQREFFSAYTRWAGGFMWEESLVRDSLPNSAGVFAMQNMKWEAKDFWGGYAFKIFKGFTEEDRTTNLVTTARVYNRQYKEKPFFQYDSVGYYGNEKLYMASVGLTSRKFVQDKFLFNYDIVEDIPIGRTYSFTGGMQDKNKQRRVYLGGRYAFGNYYKWGYMSINAEVGSFFYKDKTQETSLRFDLLYFTNMKQWGNWRFRHFIQPILVFGDNRAAIIKDQLNLSGDGAIPDFNSTTPLGTKKLTIKLQTQSYAPWDVFGFRLNPFANFTMGVIGDEGHNLYQSKVYTQFGIGLLITNDYLVFNSFQLSLAFYPTIPGSGDNIFKTNSFKNNDIMLPDFQIGEPKVVPYQ from the coding sequence ATGACCAAAAAATTACGGTTGCTTATTTTTATAACCTTGTTTTTTGTGGCCCTACCTATGGCTGCACAGGTCGTTCCTACACAAGATTCTCTTCCTGCACAAAACGATACCGTTAAGCAAAAAAGAGAGGAAATGTACAAAAGCATACAGGAGTATTCTAAAAAGAGAAAGTTTACAAAATTCATGCACAAGCTTATCTTTCGTCCGGTAAGGGAGCAGGAGGCATCCGGCACACGTAAAAGAACGAAAGAAAACGCTCCAGAGATGCAAAGCTCTTTTGCCAAATACAATGGGAAAACCATACGTAAAATAAAAATAGTAACTCTCGATCCTTTTGGTAACTCCATTACCGATACCCTTAGAAAACCCTCTAACTGGGCCGAAAGAACCGGTAACAACATTCACCTTAAAACAAAAGAAATGACCATCAGAAATCTTTTGCTATTTAAGGAAGGGAAGCCTTTAGACTCACTATTAGTTGAGGAGTCGGAACGTTTAATACGTTCGCAACGCTATACCAGAAGGGTAATTATTACAGCAAAACCAATAAAAGGAAATAGTGAATATGTAGACGTGGAAGTACGGGTACTCGACTCATGGAGTTTAATACCTAACGGATCGGCTTCCTCATCACGCACCTCTTTTGAATTGACCGAGAGAAACTTTTTCGGATTGGGACACGAGTTCAAAAACGAATTTGATAAAGAGTTAAACACCGGACAATCGGCATATTTAGGTCAGTATACCGTACCCAATGTAATGAATACTTACACCAAGCTCCAGGCTACCTATCAAACAAATACTGATGACAGTTATTTAAAGAGATTCAGCCTACAAAGAGAATTTTTCTCGGCCTATACACGCTGGGCAGGAGGCTTTATGTGGGAAGAAAGTCTTGTAAGGGATTCCCTCCCTAACAGTGCCGGTGTTTTTGCCATGCAAAACATGAAATGGGAAGCAAAGGATTTTTGGGGAGGTTATGCCTTTAAGATATTTAAAGGCTTTACCGAAGAAGACAGAACCACAAATCTTGTAACAACCGCCAGGGTATATAACAGGCAGTATAAGGAAAAGCCTTTTTTTCAATATGACTCGGTAGGTTACTACGGTAACGAAAAGCTTTACATGGCAAGTGTCGGTTTAACATCCCGTAAATTCGTTCAGGATAAATTCCTTTTTAACTATGATATTGTGGAGGATATTCCCATTGGCCGTACCTACTCCTTTACCGGAGGTATGCAGGATAAAAACAAGCAACGAAGAGTTTATCTGGGTGGACGATATGCCTTTGGTAACTATTACAAATGGGGATACATGAGTATTAATGCTGAAGTAGGCTCTTTTTTCTATAAAGACAAAACACAGGAAACCTCACTGCGGTTCGATTTGCTTTATTTTACCAATATGAAACAGTGGGGTAATTGGCGCTTTAGGCATTTTATACAGCCAATATTGGTTTTTGGTGATAACAGGGCAGCAATTATTAAAGATCAGCTAAACCTTAGCGGTGATGGCGCCATCCCCGACTTTAACAGCACTACCCCATTGGGCACTAAAAAGTTAACCATAAAGCTGCAAACCCAGAGTTATGCTCCTTGGGATGTTTTTGGCTTCAGGCTTAACCCTTTTGCTAATTTTACAATGGGTGTAATTGGTGATGAAGGGCATAACCTTTATCAAAGTAAAGTGTATACCCAGTTTGGTATAGGCCTGCTTATAACTAATGACTACCTTGTATTTAACAGCTTCCAGCTTTCATTAGCTTTCTATCCTACCATACCGGGTAGCGGGGACAATATTTTTAAAACCAACAGTTTTAAAAACAATGATATAATGCTTCCGGACTTCCAGATTGGCGAACCTAAGGTGGTTCCTTATCAATAA
- a CDS encoding ABC transporter ATP-binding protein: protein METILTINNLDKKFGRVHAVNNVTFDIKKGNVYGILGPNGSGKSTTLGIILNVVNATSGNYSWFGGNMETHDALKKVGAIIERPNFYPYMSAYENLKLVCKIKGAPIEKIDEKLALVDLLDRKDSKFKTFSLGMKQRLAIASALLNDPEILILDEPTNGLDPQGIRQIRDIIRHIASLGTTILLASHLLDEVEKVCTHVVVLRKGVVLYTGTVNGMISNEGFFELQANDNLKLQNILMQHNAVDKIEENEGKLMVYLKAPLEAAELNRHLVGHNIYLNHLVKRQYSLEEQFLQLTSPSK, encoded by the coding sequence TTGGAAACTATACTGACCATCAATAATCTTGATAAGAAATTCGGGAGGGTACATGCGGTAAATAACGTGACCTTTGATATTAAAAAAGGAAACGTTTATGGCATACTTGGCCCTAACGGAAGTGGTAAATCTACCACGCTTGGTATAATACTTAACGTTGTAAATGCAACCTCAGGCAACTACAGTTGGTTTGGCGGTAATATGGAAACCCACGATGCTCTTAAAAAGGTAGGTGCAATTATAGAAAGGCCTAATTTTTACCCTTACATGTCGGCTTACGAAAACCTAAAGCTGGTTTGTAAAATCAAGGGAGCCCCTATTGAAAAAATTGACGAAAAACTGGCTCTTGTTGATCTGCTGGACAGGAAAGACAGTAAGTTTAAAACTTTCTCACTGGGTATGAAACAAAGGCTGGCTATTGCCTCTGCCCTGCTTAACGATCCAGAAATACTTATACTTGATGAACCTACAAATGGGCTTGACCCTCAGGGTATCCGTCAGATTAGGGATATAATAAGGCATATCGCCTCATTAGGCACAACCATACTTTTGGCTTCTCACCTTTTAGATGAAGTGGAAAAGGTTTGTACCCATGTTGTTGTTTTAAGGAAAGGTGTTGTTTTATATACCGGAACGGTAAACGGAATGATATCTAATGAAGGCTTCTTTGAGTTGCAGGCAAATGATAACTTAAAACTGCAAAACATACTTATGCAGCACAATGCTGTAGACAAGATTGAAGAAAATGAAGGAAAACTTATGGTTTATCTTAAAGCTCCATTGGAAGCGGCAGAGCTTAACAGACATTTGGTAGGACATAATATTTACCTTAATCATTTAGTAAAACGCCAGTACAGCCTGGAAGAACAATTCCTTCAATTAACATCACCTTCAAAATAA
- a CDS encoding ABC transporter permease, whose protein sequence is MKRLLTIELQKLWKNRSSKVLIITYFVLLSFLAFISSIKLTLFGAEFKLADQGVFDFPYIWHFNFFIAALLKIFLALIIVSMMSNEYTYGTLKQNLIDGLSKKEFLTSKVLTVLLFSAISTLFVFIVTILLGYSFSSYNEASIVFSEMGYVFTYFLKLVAFFCFCLFAGVLIKRSAFAIGFIALWYVIEKIIHFSLMKWFFSDDKSIQTAINFLPLESMYNLIKEPFTKFKAYKAIEGQVSGGINERFYGVHWYEIVIVLAWIAIFITLSYKILKKRDL, encoded by the coding sequence ATGAAACGACTTTTAACCATAGAACTACAAAAACTCTGGAAAAACAGATCCAGTAAAGTACTTATAATAACCTATTTTGTACTACTAAGTTTCTTAGCATTTATATCAAGTATTAAGCTAACCCTTTTTGGTGCTGAGTTTAAACTGGCTGATCAGGGAGTATTTGACTTTCCTTATATATGGCATTTTAATTTCTTTATAGCCGCACTGCTTAAAATTTTCCTTGCGCTTATAATTGTATCCATGATGTCTAATGAATATACTTATGGAACACTAAAGCAAAACCTTATAGACGGATTAAGTAAAAAGGAATTCCTTACCTCAAAGGTACTAACCGTATTATTATTTTCTGCGATTTCTACCCTATTTGTATTTATTGTTACCATACTTCTGGGATATAGCTTTTCTTCTTATAACGAGGCTTCCATAGTATTTTCAGAAATGGGTTATGTATTCACTTATTTCTTAAAGTTGGTAGCATTCTTCTGTTTCTGTCTTTTTGCGGGAGTACTTATAAAACGTTCGGCATTTGCAATCGGTTTTATAGCGCTGTGGTATGTTATCGAAAAAATAATCCATTTTTCTTTAATGAAATGGTTCTTTAGCGATGATAAATCAATTCAGACTGCTATTAATTTTTTACCTCTAGAGTCCATGTATAACCTCATAAAGGAGCCATTTACCAAGTTTAAGGCATATAAGGCTATTGAAGGACAGGTAAGCGGGGGCATAAACGAACGTTTCTACGGTGTACATTGGTATGAAATTGTTATAGTTTTAGCATGGATTGCCATATTTATAACATTATCCTATAAGATTTTGAAAAAGAGAGATTTATAA